The proteins below are encoded in one region of Deinococcus ruber:
- a CDS encoding MarR family winged helix-turn-helix transcriptional regulator, whose translation MEILKDTNDPDGQESSQQLSEETALQLLKGLWALTHTMKRQLGPMLLREHGLEFKDFLALQAIEEGSNYPGQLCQRLTLTPSNASRLIDALVDSALIERRLDDQDARRVQLTLTAKGEKVLAATYSTLLDLFRRSLGELSDAQIAEFTRTLALLSQTFGSTTPAHEDTRS comes from the coding sequence ATGGAAATACTTAAGGATACCAACGACCCAGACGGCCAAGAATCCAGCCAGCAGCTCAGTGAGGAAACTGCATTACAGCTTCTGAAGGGCCTGTGGGCGCTGACACACACCATGAAACGGCAGCTCGGCCCGATGTTGCTGCGGGAACACGGCCTGGAATTCAAGGATTTCCTGGCTCTTCAGGCCATCGAAGAAGGCAGCAATTATCCCGGACAGTTGTGCCAGCGGCTGACTCTGACCCCCAGCAACGCCTCACGTCTTATCGACGCACTGGTTGACAGTGCACTCATAGAACGCCGCCTCGATGACCAGGACGCTCGTCGCGTACAGCTCACCCTGACGGCCAAAGGCGAGAAGGTTCTGGCCGCCACCTACAGCACCCTGCTCGACCTGTTCAGGCGCAGTCTGGGCGAACTCTCGGACGCACAGATCGCCGAGTTTACCCGGACGCTCGCTCTGCTCAGCCAAACCTTTGGCTCGACCACCCCCGCCCACGAGGACACCAGATCATGA